The following are from one region of the Lineus longissimus chromosome 19, tnLinLong1.2, whole genome shotgun sequence genome:
- the LOC135503084 gene encoding uncharacterized protein LOC135503084 isoform X1 — MPNKTRIVFLSGTLLLLVTNLILVIRRLNRKNEITAIQRPLPVDRNYNISTPLPVDRNHNISTPLPVDRNYNRSTPLPVDRNYNRSTPLPVDRNYNRSTPLPVDRNYNRSTPLPVDRNYNRSTPLPVDRNYNRSTPLPVDRNYNRSTPLPVDRNYNRSTPLPVHRNYNRSTPLPVDRNYNRSNRITARESHHISYKLDGRIFSQKTVDKSYEITTCVLHSFVDHVGHDVAKMFLSEPTDKTELKTAAIGSIWHRGELLVVIRVWLNQGLAEKKKNAYKFQDSFFFMQKYNSDFTPITRGKLLGIPAPITQQQFSGPEDPRLIQVGDTVYVVFSMVLNKFYLTGFFVWDFIERKLFRPTIKNFKLRSSEKNWSPIVLNGTLHFVYTLFPLRVVKCNKFLRCEFIFQDTGNYAADHAALRGGTPFEKYRGNYYVSMAHTSISGSQGRELNAHLVLLRIDQWHIVYVSDVFKIDQAILKTTGHPFWTSRTFLYPTGIIVENDDVIDVAVNIGDTRCYMIRVSGLKALFDNVIELSAGDNRDSVNSTSIQDYLLKKIQIDIKEKKEIYSKD; from the coding sequence ATGCCGAATAAGACTCGCATTGTTTTTTTGTCTGGAACTCTGCTGCTTCTCGTTACAAATCTGATTTTGGTTATCCGACGTCTAAATCGAAAGAATGAAATCACTGCCATACAAAGGCCACTCCCTGTCGATCGGAACTACAACATATCAACGCCGCTCCCAGTCGATCGGAACCACAACATATCAACGCCGCTCCCTGTCGATCGGAACTACAACAGATCAACGCCACTCCCTGTCGATCGGAACTACAACAGATCAACGCCACTCCCTGTCGATCGGAACTACAACAGATCAACGCCACTCCCTGTCGATCGGAACTACAACAGATCAACGCCACTCCCTGTCGATCGGAACTACAACAGATCAACGCCACTCCCTGTCGATCGGAACTACAACAGATCAACGCCACTCCCTGTCGATCGGAACTACAACAGATCAACGCCGCTCCCTGTCGATCGGAACTACAACAGATCAACGCCACTCCCTGTCCATCGAAACTACAACAGATCAACGCCGCTCCCTGTCGATCGAAACTACAACAGATCGAACAGAATAACCGCTCGAGAGAGCCACCACATTTCCTATAAACTTGATGGAAGGATATTCTCGCAGAAAACCGTGGACAAAAGTTATGAAATAACAACCTGTGTGTTGCATTCTTTCGTAGACCACGTGGGTCATGACGTCGCCAAAATGTTCCTGTCTGAACCAACTGACAAAACGGAGCTGAAAACGGCGGCGATTGGATCGATTTGGCACCGTGGAGAACTCTTGGTGGTCATTAGGGTCTGGCTGAACCAGGGTTTAGCGGAGAAAAAAAAGAACGCTTATAAATTTCAAGATAGCTTTTTCTTCATGCAGAAATACAACAGTGACTTTACACCAATCACCAGGGGAAAGCTTTTGGGAATCCCTGCTCCCATCACACAACAACAATTCTCAGGACCCGAAGATCCACGGCTCATCCAAGTCGGTGATACGGTTTACGTCGTGTTTTCTATGGTGTTGAACAAGTTCTATTTAACTGGGTTTTTCGTTTGGGATTTCATAGAACGTAAGTTGTTTCGGCCAACAATTAAGAATTTCAAACTCCGAAGTAGTGAAAAGAATTGGTCTCCGATCGTTCTTAATGGTACCCTCcactttgtttacactttatttccattgcgggttgtaaaatgtaacaaattttTGAGATGCGAGTTTATCTTCCAAGATACGGGCAATTATGCTGCGGACCACGCAGCGCTACGAGGTGGGACACCGTTCGAAAAATACAGAGGGAATTACTATGTTTCCATGGCCCACACCTCAATAAGTGGCAGCCAGGGAAGGGAACTAAATGCACATCTTGTCTTGCTTAGAATCGACCAATGGCACATTGTATACGTTAGTGATGTCTTTAAAATCGACCAGGCGATTTTAAAAACGACTGGGCATCCATTTTGGACATCCCGAACGTTTCTCTACCCGACTGGCATTATTGTTGAAAACGATGACGTGATTGATGTAGCTGTCAACATTGGTGATACAAGGTGTTACATGATTCGAGTGTCGGGTTTGAAGGCATTATTCGACAATGTGATAGAATTGAGTGCAGGAGACAATCGAGATTCAGTGAACTCGACGAGCATTCAGGAttatttgttgaaaaaaattcaaattgatataaaaGAAAAGAAGGAGATATATTCTAAAGATTGA